ATTGTTTACACCTCTCTTACTCGGTGGATCATTTTCAATAACTTCTTCAGCAATTGTCCTTCCTCCTCTCAATGCAGAGACTATAGCACCTAGGAAAGCCATAGTTGCCCCTATGTAGAAAGAAATCTTAAGTGCGTGCATGAAAGAAGGAGCAATAGCCTCTGGGAACCATTGTTTACTTGTGAGCGTCGCAATTGTAGAAGGGCTTAGAGAAGCTGTTAATTGATGAGGCAATGTAGAAAGTATTGCGCCTACTGGGTTGTAACCCAGAAATGCAGAAAACAATGCACTTGTTACAGGTATTTTAGACATTATGGGAGCCAACTGAGGAGCGCCAGCTTCAGTAACAGCTTGCGAGAGCGCTGTAGGCAAAGTTGCAGCCAATACACCTATTATTATAGTGAAAAACAGCGCTAAGCTGGCAGTCTGTGCTGAATTCTGTAGCGTAGTCCTCATCCCTGATGCTGAACCTCTATGCATTCTTGGAACGCTATTCATTATTGCAGTAGTGTTTGGGGCTCCGAACATTCCACTACCTAATCCCATAATGAAGATAATAGCAGCAAATTCTGGGTAGTTAAAGTCGTAAGGCAAAGTGCTGAGCGCTATGAACGCTGCACCTACTATTATCAAGCCTACAGTAGCTAAAGTCCTTGCGCCGTACCTATCCGATAATGCGCCGCTTATTGGCCCCATTATTACGAATCCTAACATCATAGGTATCATATAAACTCCAGCCCAGAATGGAGTTGAAGAATAGCTATAACCGTGCAAAGGTAGCCATATGCCTTGAAGTAAAATTATAAGAACTATCATTATTCCTCCGAAAGCAAATGCGAAGAGTAACTGAGAAATTCCGCCCATTAGAAACGCCTTTATCTTAAACAGTTCAAGTCTGAACATAGGATACTTCATTCTTTTCTCTATAAATGGAAAAGCTATTAAAAGCCCTGCACCGGCCACTAGAGAAGCGATTACGTATGGATTTGTCCAGCCCATTTGTGAAGTTCCGTATGGCATTAATCCGTATGTCACACCTAGTAGCAATAACACTAGTCCACCAGCAAAAACTAAATTACCTATCCAGTCTATTCCCTCTCCCTTGGCAGTTCCTCCGGTCTCCTTCAGTTTTAAGTAGCTCCATATTGTGCCTAAAATTCCAACCGGAACGCTTACTAAGAATATGAACCTCCAGTTTATTGTAGCTAATATTCCTCCTAAAACTAGACCTACTAGAGACCCTGCTAATCCCGCTATTTGATTTATACCTAATGCCTTACCTCTCTCCGTTACAGGGAATGCATCCGTTATTATTGCAGCACTGTTTGCAAAAAGAAACGCTGCACCTATTCCTTGAATTAGCCTAAAAATTATGAGTTCTAAAGCACCAAGATCTCCGGTATTAGGCGTTAAGAAAAGTAAGATAGATCCTATAGTAAATACGGCAAAACCCAAATTGTATAAACGAACTCTCCCGAAAATATCTGAAAGCCTGCCAAAAGTGACAAGGAAAGCTGCAGTTATTACGTTATACCCCATTAAAATCCATAATAAGTATTGAAAAGACGACGGTTCCACCGGGTTTATATCAATTCCTCTAAAAATAGCTGGAAGGGAAATCAGAATTATTGTACCGTTTATTGCCGACATTAGAACTCCAATTGTCGTATTTGAAAGTGCAATCCACTTATATTCAACCATGTGAATCAGTTTAATACTTAATAGTTAAGTTATAAACTTTTCTTAACTGAACTACTTTAGAGAGGCTAGGCTTTCAAACCTTTATAAACGTTAGATAAGCAAAATAATAATTAAGTAAATATTTAATGTAAGAGTAATAAACATACCAATGAAGATAAATATACTTTCTGAGGTTTTAAAAATCAAGATCTTTTACCGAAATATGGAAGATAGTGATGTAATTTGAGGAATATCGATATCTTTTAAACTTCAATAGAGTATAACTAAAATTCTTACAATTTATAGAATAAATTGAATGATGGTTTTCGGCTAACACTTATTGTTTTAAAAAGCGAAGAAACTATTAATGAACTTACTTGATGAAGGTATAAAACACGATATATATCTATTCTGTAAGCAGAAGCTTAACCTTCATCCTAGTGAAGATAACTATAACGAATTCCTTTCAGTATTTAAGGACTATAAAGAAGACCTTCGTAGGAACGAGTACGAGTATAATGCTGAGAATATATTGTCTTTAAACGAGGTAATAAATGATGACGCATTAAAGTATAAAGTATTTATTGAACCTAAACACGATGGGACCCAAATTGTAATGAAAGTTGATGATAAAGTTCACTTGAGTCATAAGAGCGGTTCAAGGATTGATAAACAGGATATGAGTTTACTCTTCGGAATCTTTATAAAGTTCCGCGAAGACTTCCTTGAATTAATGGCGAAAGCTAAGGAAGAAGGAGTAGTAATAAAGATGGAAATATTTGGTAAGGAGTACTCTCCTTTTAAAGTTGAGAAAGAACCTCTCACCTTTTCTGTTTTTGACGCGCTTAAGGGCAATCGTTATTTATTGCCTACAGAATTTTCATTTCCTCATTCAGTAGACTTCATTGAAGTTAAAAGCTCGAAAGATGTAGACTCTAAGAAAGTTTTATCGTGGTTAAAAAGTAAGGAAGGGGTCGTTGTAAAAATTTATGACAGTACGCTTCCATATAAGAAGGCTAGAAATTTTAATATGTTAGTTTTTAAATATAAACCGTTTGTTGGTCAACTGGTTAATGAAATGAAGAGTAAAGATCAAGGAAAGTTTTCTGCAGTATTATCTGAATTAATTACAGAATATGCTAAGGATAAAGATAAGCCTTTTGATGAGTTGCTGAAGAGAGTAAAAGAAGATCATGAGGAATTGAGAGATTTTATAGATAGAAATTACGGGACAATTAAGGACTTCTGGTTTAATAGTGAGACCGTAAGATCGTTATTACGGTTAATGCAATAGGTAGTTAAGATTTTTGACCTGTATTTCATAATATAGGCGATGATTTAATGTTAATTAGAACTTCAGCTGATGTATATTTGGAAGAGGCTGATGAGTTTTTGAGTAAAGGCGATTTAGTTGATGCTTGTGAAAAATACTACAAGGCTGCAAGAGAGGCTATAATACTTTTAGCTCATAAATTCAATATTAGTTTGGAAAACATAGAAGAAATTGTAACAAAATTGGCTAATATTTTAGGAGATAAAATAATACTTTACTGGGCTGGGGCTTCACTACTTTACACCGCTAGAAGGAGCTTTGATGCTGAATTGATAAGGATATATAGGGATGACGTAGTTGAGCTCCTCAACCTTGCAAATGAAAGAATTAAGTTAATTTAAAAATTTTCATCTAACTTGCTTTGTTGTGTACTTCAATTTCTCTAGGTGTTAAACTCATCAGTTTTTATTAAATTCTAAATCATATGTCGAATTAAAAGTGAATTTAACGTTGGATTTGATAAAAATTAAAATAATTCACAAAGTACATCTAACTATTTCTTGGCTTCAGGCTAAGAAAAACTGTATCTAAGTGATTTATCCTTCTCAGTCATATATATGTATGTGGCTTTCCATATCTCCATGAGTC
This genomic interval from Acidianus sp. HS-5 contains the following:
- a CDS encoding MFS transporter: MVEYKWIALSNTTIGVLMSAINGTIILISLPAIFRGIDINPVEPSSFQYLLWILMGYNVITAAFLVTFGRLSDIFGRVRLYNLGFAVFTIGSILLFLTPNTGDLGALELIIFRLIQGIGAAFLFANSAAIITDAFPVTERGKALGINQIAGLAGSLVGLVLGGILATINWRFIFLVSVPVGILGTIWSYLKLKETGGTAKGEGIDWIGNLVFAGGLVLLLLGVTYGLMPYGTSQMGWTNPYVIASLVAGAGLLIAFPFIEKRMKYPMFRLELFKIKAFLMGGISQLLFAFAFGGIMIVLIILLQGIWLPLHGYSYSSTPFWAGVYMIPMMLGFVIMGPISGALSDRYGARTLATVGLIIVGAAFIALSTLPYDFNYPEFAAIIFIMGLGSGMFGAPNTTAIMNSVPRMHRGSASGMRTTLQNSAQTASLALFFTIIIGVLAATLPTALSQAVTEAGAPQLAPIMSKIPVTSALFSAFLGYNPVGAILSTLPHQLTASLSPSTIATLTSKQWFPEAIAPSFMHALKISFYIGATMAFLGAIVSALRGGRTIAEEVIENDPPSKRGVNNEGNRV
- a CDS encoding PaREP1 family protein; protein product: MLIRTSADVYLEEADEFLSKGDLVDACEKYYKAAREAIILLAHKFNISLENIEEIVTKLANILGDKIILYWAGASLLYTARRSFDAELIRIYRDDVVELLNLANERIKLI